The nucleotide sequence CGTGTGGCCGGGGTTCGCCACCGGGCCGTGGCCGGGCACCAGGATGCGCGGGCGGAACGTGTCCTGCAGCCAGTCGAGCGCGTCGAGCCAGCCGGGGATCGAACCCTGCACCGCCATCGGGGTGTCGCCGATGCCCACCAGGTCGCCGGTGAACAGTGTGCCCGACCGCGGTTCGTACACCACCAGGTCGCCCGCCGTGTGCGCGACGCCGGGTACCGCCACGACGTCGACGGCCGCGCCGCCGAGGTCCAGCCGGTACCGGCCGGTCACCGGGCGGACCGCGTCCGGCTCCGGCGGCTCGAGCACGCCCCAGCGGGTGCAGGTGAAGACGTTGCCGTAGGTCTGCGGCCCGGCCTTGACCTGCTCGAGGCTGCCCGGGGCGGCCAGCGCGGTGCCGCCGTCACGCAGGGCGACGCCGAGTCCGTTGTGGTGTTCGCCGTGCGCGTGCGTGATGACGACCGTGAGCTCCTGGTCGCCGGCGTACTTGCGGACGTCGCGCAGCAGCTCCAGGGTCGCCTGCTCGGTGCCGCAGGTGTCGATCAGCGCGACGCCCTCGGTGCCCTGGATCCAGCCGCTGTTCGCGACGAACCACTCGGCCGGGCTCTTCACGTACGCCACCACTCCGGGCCGCGCGTGCCGGAGCGGGACGATGTTCGATCTGACGGCCGGCATGCTTTCCTCCCCTGAACGGACGATGCGGTTAACGACGGTGACCGGGTCAGGTTGCGCGGGTTCTCCCCGAATGTTCTCCCGGGAGGCGGCCGGTGCCGGGGCCCTGGTCGCGGCCGTGCCGGGCGGCGGGTGTCCGAGCCCGGGAATTCTTTTAATTTCTATCGGCTGATCGGTCGAGAATTTTTCCGATGGTATCGGGCCAAAGGTCTTGACAGTCGATCACGAGCGTCCATACTGGTATATACCTTTATGGGAGGGTCCGGGAAGGGAAAACCAGGGGGACTTCGCGCCGGTGGGCCGACGGAAGGTCTGAGGGGTCCTTCCGTCGGCCGCGCGAAGGCCGGTCACCGGCAGTGTTGACACAGATACTGGTACGAACCAGTATGTCTCCTGCCGTCCGGGAGGAGAAACATGACGGGGGCACATCTCCGGATCGACAACCGGCTGATCCACGGTCAGGTCACCGTCGCGTGGACCCGCCGCCTCGGCGTGCGCCGCCTGGTCGTCTGCAACGACGACGTCGCCGCCGACGACCTCCAGCGCATGCTGCTCCCGCAGGCCGCCCGGGGGTTGCCCACGGAGGTGCTGTCGGTCGAGGCCACGCTGGCCTCCGAGGCCGGCGCCGCGGTCATGATCATCGCCAAGCACCCCGAGGACGTCTTCCGCCTCGTCGAGGGCGGGCTGCGGCCCGAGGTCGTCAACGTCGGCAACGTGGCCCCCCGGCCGGGTGATTCCTACACCATGGTCACCCGCTCGGTCGCGGTCACCGCGGACGAGGCCGACGCCTACCGCAAGCTCGCCGCCGCGGGCGTCCCGCTGGTCACGCAGCTGCTGCCGCAGGACAAGCCCGCCGATTTCGTCTCGCTGCTCGACCGGAAAGGGCTATAGCTCCAGCATGCTCGTCGCGTTGGCCCTGACCCTTTGGGCGATCTACTGCACCTACGACGGGCTCGGCCCGTTCCTCATCTACGCCCAGCGTCCGCTCATCGCCGGCTCGGTGGCCGGGCTGATCACCGGCCACCCGCTGCTCGGCCTGCTGATCGGCGCGACGCTGGAGCTCGCGGCGCTGGGTGTCTACACCTACGGCGGCGCCACCATCCCGGACTACCAGACCGGCGCGATCGTCGGCACCGCGCTCGCCGCGGGGGCCGCCGGCGCTCCGGCCGCGCAGGCCGCGATCGGCATCGGCGTCGGGCTGCCGGCCGCGATCCTGCTCTCGGCGCTGGACCCGGTCGGCAAGATGGTCACCACCGGCCTGGTGCACCGGGCCGACGGCTACGCCGCCGACGGCAACGCCCGCGGCCTGGCGATGATCCACTGGGTCAGCCTGATCCCGTGGGTGGCCGTGCGCGCCGTGCCGACGTTCCTGGCCGCGCTCGCCGCGTCCGGCGGGCTGGTCAAGGACATCACCGCGAGCATCCCCGCCGGGTTCGTGCAGGGCATGACGCTGGCCGGGTCGCTGCTGCCGGCGGTCGGCTTCGCGCTGCTGCTCGGCATGATGGAGCTGTCGCGGTACTGGTACCTGCTGCTCATCGGGTTCGTCGGGTTCGCCTACCTGCACCTGCCGGTGCTGGGGATCGCGCTGATCGGCGTCGCGGTCGCGATGCTGTTCGTGACGCTGAAACGCGACGAGCCGGTGCTCGCCGTCCCCGAAGACACCGCCGAAGAGTCCACCGAAGAGTCCACAGTGGACCCCCGGTTGACGAAACAGGACCTGCGGCGGGTGTTCCGCCGGTACTTCTGGTCGAGCCAGATCTCCTGGAACTACGAACGGATGCAGGCGCTCGGGTTCGCGTACTCGATGGAGCCGGTGCTGCGCCGGCTGTACCCGGCGAAGGCCGACTACGTCGCCGGCCTGCAGCGGCACCTGCAGTTCTTCAACACCTCGGTGCTCGTCGGCGGCCCGCTGATCCTCGGCTCCAGCGTCGCGCTGGAGGAGGCGGGCACGCCGAAATCGGCGGCGAGCACGAAGGTCGCGCTGATGGGGCCGATGGCCGGCATCGGCGACACCCTCGTCTTCGCCCTGTACAACAGCATCGTCTTCACCATGGGCGCGTCGTGGGCGCTGCAGGGCAACTGGCTCGGCCCCGCGTTCGCCGCCGTCATGGTCCTCGTGCCGTACGCGCTGGTGCGGCGCTGGCAGTTCGGGTTCGCCTACCGCGAGGGCAAGCGGCTGGCCGGGCACCTCGCCGCCGGTGCGCTCGCGCGCGTCGCCCAGGGGGCGACCGTGCTCGGGTTCGTCGTCCTCGGCGGGTTCATCCCGTCGATCGTCAAGGTCGTCACCACGCTGACCTACCGGCAGACCACCACGGTCCAGGGGCAGCCGGTGACGCAGTCGGTGGCGATCCAGGACCGGCTCGAC is from Amycolatopsis mediterranei and encodes:
- a CDS encoding PTS sugar transporter subunit IIB, encoding MTGAHLRIDNRLIHGQVTVAWTRRLGVRRLVVCNDDVAADDLQRMLLPQAARGLPTEVLSVEATLASEAGAAVMIIAKHPEDVFRLVEGGLRPEVVNVGNVAPRPGDSYTMVTRSVAVTADEADAYRKLAAAGVPLVTQLLPQDKPADFVSLLDRKGL
- a CDS encoding MBL fold metallo-hydrolase; protein product: MPAVRSNIVPLRHARPGVVAYVKSPAEWFVANSGWIQGTEGVALIDTCGTEQATLELLRDVRKYAGDQELTVVITHAHGEHHNGLGVALRDGGTALAAPGSLEQVKAGPQTYGNVFTCTRWGVLEPPEPDAVRPVTGRYRLDLGGAAVDVVAVPGVAHTAGDLVVYEPRSGTLFTGDLVGIGDTPMAVQGSIPGWLDALDWLQDTFRPRILVPGHGPVANPGHTAFHGMRVYLEWLLEATARQSNFGKLAKQASLRWPSWRNPERHIGNLMRAYADQHGRKLDVDLAIDAVLAAAGGRIDLDPLLDSEPVRQIS
- a CDS encoding PTS system mannose/fructose/sorbose family transporter subunit IID, producing MLVALALTLWAIYCTYDGLGPFLIYAQRPLIAGSVAGLITGHPLLGLLIGATLELAALGVYTYGGATIPDYQTGAIVGTALAAGAAGAPAAQAAIGIGVGLPAAILLSALDPVGKMVTTGLVHRADGYAADGNARGLAMIHWVSLIPWVAVRAVPTFLAALAASGGLVKDITASIPAGFVQGMTLAGSLLPAVGFALLLGMMELSRYWYLLLIGFVGFAYLHLPVLGIALIGVAVAMLFVTLKRDEPVLAVPEDTAEESTEESTVDPRLTKQDLRRVFRRYFWSSQISWNYERMQALGFAYSMEPVLRRLYPAKADYVAGLQRHLQFFNTSVLVGGPLILGSSVALEEAGTPKSAASTKVALMGPMAGIGDTLVFALYNSIVFTMGASWALQGNWLGPAFAAVMVLVPYALVRRWQFGFAYREGKRLAGHLAAGALARVAQGATVLGFVVLGGFIPSIVKVVTTLTYRQTTTVQGQPVTQSVAIQDRLDELLPFLLPVLVTAGVYLLTVKARLRPVWVIGIVVVAGVVLGWLGWFAPSAPAKS